From Ruminococcus sp. HUN007, a single genomic window includes:
- a CDS encoding FliA/WhiG family RNA polymerase sigma factor — MSSVSGVSENKGDNRLTEEQAAALMAQYRQTGDVRIRNELVMNYSYIAKTAAMQLRGLAQGYAQVEDMVSHGMITLIDCVEKFDGAKGMKFESYAFMRVRGGVIDLVRKQDWIPRRVRTAAKEIANASSELCTELKRQPTEEELAAKLGISVAKLRQYNNEVAGAVTYSFEELIQNLDQMGTLLDSATSDYSTPEKQFLKNEMREKLVSAIESLSDRERLVVTLYYYENLNLSEISQVLEISVQRVSQICTKAVLKIKAVMEDYIR; from the coding sequence TTGAGCAGTGTATCAGGAGTTTCTGAAAACAAAGGGGATAACAGACTTACCGAGGAACAGGCGGCAGCACTTATGGCCCAGTACCGCCAGACCGGAGACGTAAGGATTAGAAATGAGCTGGTGATGAACTACAGCTACATAGCAAAGACCGCTGCAATGCAGCTTCGCGGTCTTGCACAGGGCTATGCACAGGTCGAGGATATGGTCAGCCACGGCATGATAACACTAATTGACTGTGTTGAAAAATTCGACGGTGCAAAGGGCATGAAGTTTGAATCATATGCCTTTATGAGAGTCCGCGGCGGTGTTATCGACCTGGTCAGAAAACAGGACTGGATACCTCGCCGTGTAAGAACAGCTGCCAAGGAGATCGCAAATGCAAGCAGCGAGCTGTGCACGGAGCTTAAAAGGCAGCCTACAGAGGAAGAGCTTGCCGCAAAGCTTGGTATTTCCGTTGCAAAGCTCAGACAGTACAATAACGAAGTTGCCGGAGCGGTGACTTATTCCTTTGAGGAACTTATACAGAACCTTGACCAGATGGGCACACTGCTTGATTCGGCAACAAGTGACTACAGCACACCGGAAAAGCAGTTCCTTAAAAATGAAATGAGGGAGAAACTGGTTTCGGCCATAGAATCGCTGAGTGACCGTGAAAGACTGGTCGTAACGCTTTACTACTACGAGAACCTCAACCTCAGTGAGATATCGCAGGTACTTGAAATAAGCGTTCAGCGTGTTTCACAGATATGCACAAAAGCGGTTTTAAAGATAAAGGCGGTCATGGAGGATTACATACGATAG
- a CDS encoding biotin/lipoyl-containing protein: MKRFNITVNGKAYDVAVEEITDGSAPVQAAAPAPAAAKPAAPAPAAVGEGTKVTAPMPGNILDVKVKTGDTVSKGQVLMVLEAMKMENDIVAPCDGTVTSVIAKKGDTVNASDALATIK, from the coding sequence ATGAAAAGATTTAATATTACAGTAAACGGAAAAGCATATGACGTTGCAGTAGAAGAGATCACAGACGGTTCTGCTCCTGTTCAGGCAGCAGCTCCTGCACCGGCAGCAGCAAAGCCTGCAGCACCGGCTCCTGCAGCAGTAGGCGAAGGCACAAAGGTAACTGCTCCTATGCCTGGCAACATCCTCGACGTTAAGGTAAAGACAGGTGACACAGTTTCCAAGGGTCAGGTACTCATGGTTCTCGAAGCTATGAAGATGGAAAATGATATCGTTGCTCCGTGCGACGGTACTGTAACAAGCGTTATCGCAAAGAAGGGCGACACAGTAAACGCTTCAGACGCTCTCGCTACTATCAAGTAA
- a CDS encoding flagellar hook-basal body protein, translated as MNKAFYTGASGLRAYQHDINIIGHNVVNSGTTGYKATIPEFRELINNNMDVNINRELPADNKVKEGNGVRLWRDDMNFTQGKFQATDYPLDFLIAGDGFFALDDGNGNIQYTRNGSFDISVEGEEAFLVNADGMYVLDQQNQRIRLDYIGDTNQIDIDTVKPRLGVFSFTNPNGLTRTDGGSFIVSENSGQPENANRGEYTLYQGTLEASNVELSQEMTNLIVAQRAYQFSSKVVTTSDEIEQLVNSLRG; from the coding sequence ATGAACAAGGCATTCTACACAGGAGCTTCAGGTCTCAGGGCCTATCAGCACGATATAAACATAATCGGCCACAATGTTGTCAATTCAGGCACGACAGGCTACAAGGCGACTATTCCTGAGTTCCGTGAACTTATAAACAACAACATGGACGTCAACATAAACCGCGAGCTTCCGGCTGACAACAAAGTGAAGGAAGGCAACGGCGTAAGACTCTGGCGCGATGACATGAACTTCACGCAGGGAAAATTTCAGGCAACGGATTACCCGCTTGACTTTCTTATTGCAGGCGACGGATTCTTTGCACTTGATGACGGAAACGGAAACATACAGTACACCAGAAACGGATCGTTCGACATAAGCGTTGAGGGCGAGGAAGCATTTCTTGTAAATGCGGACGGAATGTACGTTCTTGACCAGCAGAATCAGAGAATAAGACTTGACTATATCGGCGACACGAACCAGATCGATATTGACACTGTAAAGCCGAGACTTGGCGTGTTCTCATTCACCAATCCGAACGGACTTACAAGAACTGACGGAGGAAGCTTCATTGTAAGCGAAAATTCAGGTCAGCCTGAAAATGCAAACCGCGGTGAGTACACTCTTTATCAGGGAACGCTCGAAGCATCAAACGTTGAGCTTTCACAGGAAATGACCAATCTTATCGTAGCACAGAGAGCATACCAGTTCTCATCCAAGGTTGTCACCACTTCCGATGAGATAGAACAGCTTGTAAATTCCTTAAGGGGATAA
- a CDS encoding EscU/YscU/HrcU family type III secretion system export apparatus switch protein — MSKSNRNKAVALKYNTEKDLAPVIIASGYGEIANKIIEIAEHNGIPVYRDDSAASLMCMLEVGSTVPPELYEVVAAIYARLLKAANEMK; from the coding sequence ATGTCAAAATCTAACAGAAACAAGGCTGTTGCCTTAAAATACAATACAGAAAAGGATCTTGCTCCGGTAATTATCGCATCCGGATACGGAGAGATAGCCAACAAGATCATCGAAATAGCAGAACACAACGGCATACCGGTGTACCGCGACGACAGTGCGGCATCACTCATGTGCATGCTTGAAGTCGGCAGTACCGTGCCGCCGGAGCTGTATGAGGTGGTGGCTGCCATCTACGCAAGACTGCTTAAGGCTGCAAACGAGATGAAATAA
- a CDS encoding DUF2752 domain-containing protein, translating to MKKKIFVVTLPFIIFSLSLFISRLFLKFITDIHYLCPIKLLSGFYCPGCGCTRAVHFLLRFDLLSSLRSNPSILLMCIAIALWYSELLLKTFGKNIKLFPRKKAFYIVLTLALTVFYVIRNFIPVLEPSWSY from the coding sequence ATGAAAAAGAAAATTTTTGTTGTCACACTTCCGTTTATCATTTTTTCACTTTCACTTTTTATCTCAAGACTTTTCCTGAAATTCATCACAGACATTCACTACCTCTGCCCTATAAAACTTCTTTCAGGTTTTTACTGTCCCGGCTGCGGCTGCACCAGAGCAGTTCACTTTCTGCTCCGCTTTGACCTTTTAAGTTCACTGAGAAGCAACCCGAGTATCCTCCTTATGTGTATTGCCATTGCATTGTGGTACTCGGAACTTCTGCTTAAGACCTTCGGAAAAAACATAAAATTATTTCCGCGGAAAAAGGCATTTTACATTGTACTGACTCTTGCTCTTACCGTATTCTATGTCATCAGAAATTTCATACCTGTGCTTGAACCGTCATGGAGCTATTAA
- a CDS encoding pseudouridine synthase — protein MELIRLQKIIADSGFCSRRKAEEYIERGKVKVNGHPAKLGDKAGFRDEITVCGERIYRPKKKNFIYLMLNKPRGYVTTVSDELDRKCVMDLLEGVNERVYPVGRLDKNSEGLLLFTNDGNFANSVMHPSRHLAKTYRVTVRPDINDDQLVTMSSGMEIDGHKTQPAVINVLSKEPNRVVLLITIHEGRNRQIRKMCEGVGLEVARLRRISVGPVKLGMLKPGAYRELTAEELRAIRNACGEDK, from the coding sequence ATGGAACTTATAAGACTTCAGAAAATAATAGCAGACAGCGGCTTCTGTTCAAGGCGCAAGGCAGAGGAATATATCGAACGCGGCAAAGTGAAGGTGAACGGACATCCGGCGAAGCTTGGCGACAAGGCCGGTTTCAGGGATGAGATCACAGTATGCGGCGAAAGAATATACAGACCGAAAAAGAAGAACTTCATCTACCTCATGCTCAACAAGCCGCGCGGATACGTGACCACTGTATCTGACGAACTGGACAGAAAGTGTGTTATGGATCTTCTTGAAGGCGTAAACGAGCGTGTTTATCCGGTAGGAAGACTTGACAAGAATTCCGAGGGACTTCTTCTGTTTACAAACGACGGAAATTTTGCCAACAGCGTTATGCATCCGTCAAGGCATCTTGCCAAGACATACCGCGTAACTGTCCGTCCTGACATAAATGATGACCAGCTTGTAACAATGTCGTCAGGAATGGAAATCGACGGCCATAAGACACAGCCGGCGGTTATCAATGTTCTGAGCAAGGAACCGAACAGGGTGGTTCTGCTGATCACGATCCACGAGGGCAGAAACCGTCAGATAAGAAAGATGTGCGAAGGCGTCGGCCTTGAAGTTGCAAGACTCAGAAGAATAAGTGTGGGCCCTGTAAAGCTGGGAATGCTCAAGCCGGGCGCTTACCGGGAACTCACAGCCGAGGAACTCAGGGCGATAAGAAACGCCTGCGGCGAAGATAAATAA
- a CDS encoding flagellar hook-basal body complex protein, giving the protein MLTGFYTAGSGILNQQRNVNIIGNNISNNQTAGYRAQRMVTTTYEHNFLTRLENGVYHRIGEGEPAIYTEEVETIFDESYLKETENPYDMALVGRGYFNIAGNNSTYLTRNGNFNIDAEGYLVLEGIGRVQGRNGDMRVGGADYTITPHGLVYDNEGVFVDRILVTAPAEGTAVKKFDNGMFVADNVEDVDAPTVYQNHLEQSNVDMNEEYTGLIEAQRALQACASALKMVDKINEKAAGLSGIS; this is encoded by the coding sequence ATGCTAACAGGATTCTACACAGCGGGTTCAGGAATTCTGAATCAGCAGCGAAACGTCAACATCATAGGCAATAATATTTCAAACAACCAGACTGCAGGATACAGAGCGCAGAGGATGGTGACGACCACCTATGAGCACAATTTCCTGACAAGACTGGAAAACGGGGTTTACCACAGAATCGGAGAGGGCGAACCGGCCATATATACCGAAGAGGTCGAAACTATCTTCGATGAAAGCTATCTTAAGGAGACCGAAAATCCTTACGACATGGCACTTGTGGGAAGAGGCTACTTCAATATAGCCGGAAACAACAGCACATATCTTACGAGAAACGGAAATTTCAATATAGATGCCGAAGGATACCTTGTGCTTGAAGGAATAGGCAGGGTACAGGGAAGAAACGGCGACATGCGTGTGGGAGGAGCGGATTATACGATAACTCCGCACGGACTTGTTTATGACAACGAAGGGGTCTTTGTTGACAGAATACTCGTTACCGCGCCTGCGGAGGGTACTGCAGTAAAGAAATTCGACAACGGAATGTTCGTGGCAGATAACGTTGAGGACGTTGATGCACCGACGGTGTATCAGAATCATCTCGAGCAGTCGAACGTTGACATGAACGAAGAATATACGGGACTTATCGAAGCACAGCGTGCTCTGCAGGCATGTGCGTCGGCTCTTAAGATGGTCGATAAGATAAATGAGAAGGCTGCCGGACTGTCCGGTATAAGCTGA
- a CDS encoding PilZ domain-containing protein: protein MGIRIPNEYEGSVCEIKTTDNAFITTARIASLSSDKVKLSVKNRAVKSLAFGTRIKINIINSKLGFRAVEGSVFTYSFGELTVTDVYSIAESERRKSLRVYMNAFARAVFDSDVPGKKAHAEIIVKDMSMNGVKFISRQHFDMGTALLFTLDLGRRKYMEISCTVIRRGSESTGEGMCYIARLNNPAGREDEICSFLLQKQGELYNMAR, encoded by the coding sequence ATGGGAATCAGGATCCCTAATGAATATGAAGGTTCTGTCTGCGAGATAAAAACCACTGACAACGCCTTCATCACTACCGCAAGGATCGCTTCGCTGTCATCTGACAAGGTGAAGCTGAGCGTGAAGAACAGGGCTGTGAAGTCACTTGCGTTCGGTACAAGAATCAAGATAAATATAATCAATTCAAAACTCGGTTTCAGGGCCGTTGAGGGAAGTGTTTTCACCTATTCCTTCGGTGAGCTCACCGTCACTGATGTTTACAGCATTGCGGAATCGGAGCGCAGAAAATCTCTCCGTGTGTACATGAACGCGTTCGCAAGAGCGGTTTTTGACTCGGACGTTCCGGGAAAGAAAGCCCATGCTGAAATAATCGTGAAGGATATGAGCATGAACGGCGTCAAATTCATCAGCAGGCAGCATTTCGATATGGGAACTGCTCTTCTGTTCACACTTGACCTCGGCAGAAGAAAGTACATGGAGATCTCATGTACCGTTATACGCCGCGGCTCCGAGTCCACAGGCGAAGGCATGTGCTATATCGCACGTCTCAACAATCCTGCAGGACGCGAGGACGAGATATGCTCGTTCCTGCTCCAGAAACAGGGCGAACTTTATAATATGGCAAGATAA
- a CDS encoding carboxyl transferase domain-containing protein, whose product MQTEKNLDSAARRRLAALFDDGAYTEVGSLSMEKESLASVITAYGYVNGSLVYAFSQDNTVNSGAVGTVHAQKIAKLYSLAAKTGRPVVGIHDSNGAFIDGTVDSLNAYGEMIGTAASVSGVVPQISVIAGVCAGSAAMLACSADFVVMTKDAELYVAPNGKSTAADAAKAGTAAVVCDDDDAAISAAKELLRLIPENNLTAVPVYEYEENSFASGNTLSDTVNNIADADSVTELYEGFGKASYTALATVAGSTAGIVSTNRTKDKLTADDSAKIARFVRTCDAFGIPLITLVDTEGFDGEGEAAGSVRNMTMLAGAYAEATTAKVTVVTGKAYGPAFVALASKGANADFTFAYEDAVISPLNPVTAVEFLWHEKLAGAASVSEKRSELVRKYIAENATAEKAAYRNAVDEIISSAQIRTKLAEALEILSGKRVSRLPKKHNNLPL is encoded by the coding sequence ATGCAGACGGAGAAAAATTTAGACAGCGCGGCACGCAGAAGACTTGCAGCTCTGTTTGATGACGGCGCTTATACAGAAGTCGGCTCGTTATCAATGGAAAAGGAAAGCCTTGCAAGTGTAATTACAGCATACGGTTACGTAAACGGTTCACTGGTTTATGCCTTCTCACAGGATAACACAGTCAACAGCGGTGCAGTCGGAACAGTTCATGCACAGAAGATCGCAAAGCTTTATTCACTTGCTGCAAAAACAGGCAGACCGGTAGTGGGCATCCACGATTCAAACGGTGCTTTCATTGACGGCACTGTTGATTCACTTAACGCTTACGGTGAAATGATCGGCACAGCAGCATCAGTTTCAGGTGTTGTACCTCAGATCTCAGTTATCGCCGGAGTATGTGCAGGAAGTGCTGCAATGCTCGCCTGCTCAGCAGATTTCGTGGTAATGACAAAGGACGCAGAACTGTACGTTGCTCCTAACGGAAAGAGCACAGCAGCAGATGCAGCGAAGGCTGGTACTGCAGCAGTTGTCTGTGATGATGACGACGCAGCGATAAGTGCTGCAAAGGAACTGTTAAGACTTATTCCTGAAAATAATCTTACAGCCGTTCCTGTTTATGAATACGAGGAAAATTCTTTTGCGTCAGGAAATACTCTTTCTGATACAGTAAACAATATAGCAGATGCTGATTCTGTAACTGAACTTTACGAAGGATTCGGAAAGGCTTCATACACAGCTCTTGCGACAGTGGCAGGATCTACAGCAGGTATAGTTTCAACAAACAGAACAAAGGATAAGCTTACAGCTGATGACTCAGCAAAGATAGCACGTTTCGTAAGAACATGTGACGCTTTCGGTATCCCGTTGATCACACTTGTTGATACTGAAGGATTTGACGGTGAAGGCGAAGCTGCAGGCAGCGTAAGAAACATGACAATGCTCGCAGGTGCATATGCCGAAGCCACAACAGCAAAGGTCACAGTCGTTACAGGCAAGGCTTACGGTCCTGCTTTCGTGGCTCTTGCAAGCAAGGGTGCAAACGCTGACTTTACATTTGCTTATGAAGATGCAGTTATCTCACCGCTTAACCCTGTTACAGCAGTGGAATTCCTCTGGCACGAAAAGCTTGCAGGAGCTGCCAGTGTTTCAGAAAAGCGCAGTGAGCTTGTAAGGAAATACATAGCAGAAAATGCAACAGCAGAAAAGGCTGCTTACAGAAACGCTGTCGATGAAATTATTTCATCTGCACAGATAAGAACAAAGCTTGCTGAAGCTCTCGAAATACTTTCAGGCAAGAGAGTTTCACGTCTTCCTAAGAAGCACAACAATCTTCCACTTTAA
- a CDS encoding DUF4190 domain-containing protein translates to MEENGSKGLSVAALIFGILGIVCCCIGFPFAIIGLILAIMALAKRKAGKGLAVAGLITSLITLIISAIVGISMVPVMPYFGEMGEFFQDPQAAITEYEEDGTYPAWIEHMIDDGVITEEDAENAMNQMAQSFKNAGQAQ, encoded by the coding sequence ATGGAAGAAAACGGTTCAAAGGGCTTAAGCGTCGCTGCGCTTATATTTGGTATTCTGGGTATCGTCTGCTGCTGCATTGGTTTCCCGTTTGCCATTATCGGTCTTATTCTCGCAATTATGGCACTTGCTAAGCGCAAGGCTGGAAAGGGTCTTGCTGTTGCAGGTCTTATCACATCACTTATCACACTTATCATCAGCGCTATCGTTGGTATCAGCATGGTACCTGTTATGCCTTACTTCGGTGAAATGGGTGAATTTTTCCAGGATCCGCAGGCAGCAATCACAGAATACGAAGAAGACGGCACATATCCTGCATGGATCGAACACATGATCGATGACGGCGTAATTACTGAAGAAGACGCTGAAAATGCAATGAATCAGATGGCTCAGAGCTTTAAGAATGCGGGTCAGGCTCAGTGA
- a CDS encoding oxaloacetate decarboxylase subunit alpha — protein sequence MAKKIGITETVLRDAHQSLLATRMPIEDMLPILDKMDKVGYHSIECWGGATFDACLRFLDEDPWERLRILRKNLPNTKLQMLFRGQNMLGYRHYADDVVEYFVQKIVANGMDIIRIFDALNDIRNLETAIKATRKEGGHAQVAISYTTGDVFTNEYYVNYAKQIEEAGAHSICLKDMAALLTPYRAQELIADLKKAVSIPVQLHTHYTSGLASMCLLKAVESGCDYIDTAMSPLANGTSHAPTESMVAAFQGTEYDTGLDLKLLSEIREYFMGLRKKYIDCGLIDPKMLAVDAKALIYQVPGGMLSNLLSQLKQAGKEEKLTEVLEEVPRVRKDAGSVPLVTPSSQIIGTQAVFNVITGERYKTVTKEFKGVVRGEYGKTPIPIDPEFRKKIIGDEEPIECRPADLLKSELDTIREECAEWVEQEEDVLSYAQFGQVAVKFFEKRRNKKYGVDGKNSDKEKKIHAV from the coding sequence ATGGCAAAGAAAATTGGTATTACCGAAACTGTGCTCCGTGACGCACATCAGTCACTTCTTGCTACACGTATGCCTATCGAGGACATGCTTCCTATCCTCGACAAGATGGATAAGGTAGGCTATCACTCGATCGAATGCTGGGGCGGCGCTACTTTTGACGCATGCCTCCGCTTCCTCGATGAAGATCCATGGGAAAGACTTCGTATTTTAAGAAAGAATCTTCCTAATACAAAGCTCCAGATGCTCTTCAGAGGTCAGAACATGCTCGGCTACCGTCACTACGCTGATGACGTTGTTGAATACTTCGTTCAGAAGATCGTGGCAAACGGTATGGATATCATCAGAATATTCGATGCCTTAAACGACATCAGAAACCTCGAAACAGCCATTAAGGCAACAAGAAAGGAAGGCGGCCACGCTCAGGTTGCCATCTCCTACACAACAGGTGACGTTTTCACAAACGAATACTACGTAAACTACGCAAAGCAGATAGAAGAAGCAGGTGCTCACTCCATCTGTCTCAAGGACATGGCTGCTCTTCTCACACCATACAGAGCGCAGGAGCTCATCGCTGACCTCAAGAAAGCTGTAAGCATTCCTGTTCAGCTCCACACCCACTACACATCAGGTCTTGCATCAATGTGTCTCCTCAAGGCAGTTGAATCAGGATGCGACTACATCGATACAGCAATGTCACCGCTTGCAAACGGTACATCACATGCTCCTACAGAATCAATGGTCGCTGCTTTCCAGGGCACAGAATACGACACAGGCCTTGACCTCAAGCTTTTAAGCGAGATCCGTGAATACTTCATGGGACTCAGAAAGAAATATATTGACTGCGGTCTTATCGATCCTAAGATGCTTGCAGTTGATGCGAAGGCTCTTATTTACCAGGTACCGGGCGGTATGCTTTCAAACCTCCTTTCACAGCTCAAGCAGGCTGGCAAGGAAGAAAAGCTTACAGAAGTGCTTGAAGAAGTTCCGCGTGTAAGAAAAGACGCCGGAAGCGTTCCTCTCGTAACACCTTCTTCACAGATCATCGGTACACAGGCTGTGTTCAACGTAATAACAGGCGAACGCTACAAGACAGTTACAAAGGAATTCAAGGGCGTTGTAAGAGGCGAATACGGCAAGACACCTATTCCGATCGATCCTGAATTCAGAAAGAAGATCATCGGTGACGAAGAACCGATCGAATGCCGTCCTGCAGACCTTCTCAAGTCAGAACTTGACACTATCCGTGAAGAATGCGCTGAATGGGTAGAACAGGAAGAAGACGTTCTCAGCTACGCTCAGTTCGGTCAGGTCGCTGTAAAGTTCTTCGAAAAGAGAAGAAACAAAAAGTACGGCGTTGACGGAAAGAACTCAGACAAGGAAAAGAAGATACACGCAGTCTGA